From the genome of Gemmatimonas phototrophica, one region includes:
- a CDS encoding ComEA family DNA-binding protein, whose amino-acid sequence MATKQERLALSFITGIALTAVGVRAVGVQRFDADVAKATRQAPDSGLAQRALAAQVAAVDSAARAPRRRKSGVKRPSLSLRQKAPTPSRGVAPTPPPRVDVNAATAQELETLPRVGPALAKRIVEWRDRHGPFSRLEELRHVRGIGPSTVRLLDSLVTFSGRPSPLDSEGTPSPAYHHESVF is encoded by the coding sequence ATGGCCACCAAGCAGGAACGACTCGCCCTCTCCTTCATTACCGGCATTGCCCTCACCGCGGTGGGCGTGCGGGCCGTGGGCGTGCAGCGGTTTGATGCCGACGTGGCCAAGGCAACCCGGCAAGCCCCCGACTCCGGGCTGGCCCAACGGGCCTTGGCCGCGCAGGTCGCCGCCGTGGACTCTGCGGCCCGCGCCCCCAGGCGCCGAAAATCCGGAGTCAAACGTCCATCATTAAGTCTGCGTCAGAAAGCGCCGACACCATCACGTGGTGTGGCGCCGACGCCTCCTCCTCGTGTGGACGTGAACGCCGCGACCGCCCAGGAACTAGAAACGCTTCCCCGCGTCGGTCCGGCCCTCGCAAAACGCATTGTGGAATGGCGGGACCGTCACGGCCCGTTCAGCCGTCTGGAAGAGCTCCGTCACGTCCGTGGCATCGGCCCATCCACCGTTCGCTTGCTGGACTCGCTGGTGACGTTTTCCGGGCGGCCTAGTCCATTAGACAGTGAGGGCACCCCCTCGCCCGCATACCACCACGAGTCCGTGTTCTGA
- a CDS encoding GspE/PulE family protein, translating into MAAPAAPLSGRATERLGDMLIREGLLTKETLAKALQEQSNTPGQRLGLTVVKMGLVPETEVVRMLARQYRMPAVDLSRFEVDTRLLKLIPAELASKHTVLPLKRDGRQLTVAIADPTAMSVVDDLKFITRYDIIPVLAGEYSMRAAIEKHYEANEIHMQSLLQDIAAQDEDDVEVLESQDDSAESAMAAQMDEAPVVKLINAILVDAVNKGASDIHFECFEHELRVRYRIDGALAEVMKPPMKMRAALISRFKIMASLNIAERRVPQDGRIKLKVGKKVVDFRVSTLPTLFGEKVVLRILDKGNLTLELEKFGIEPRAERELMEAISNPYGMVLVTGPTGSGKTTTLYSALSKINTGDTNIMTAEDPVEYNLYGINQVLVRTEIGMTFAAALKAFLRQDPNVIMLGEIRDLETGGIAIKAALTGHMVLSTLHTNSAPETIVRLLDMGLEPFNVASALNLILAQRLVRRICSKCKVKYVPDLAEIVGAKVKPDTTLRSLKFTDEALNNARDRATPEAKPFLTNLSLDTTIGELPFFKGHGCDACGGTGLKGRQGLYEVMFMTQTLKKLVMQNADVQVIRDSAIDEGMLTLRMDGWLKVLKGVTTLDQVIRETSS; encoded by the coding sequence ATGGCTGCTCCAGCTGCTCCACTCTCCGGTCGCGCTACCGAACGTCTTGGCGATATGCTGATTCGCGAGGGCTTGCTGACCAAAGAAACTCTCGCGAAGGCGTTACAGGAGCAGAGCAACACTCCTGGTCAGCGCCTTGGCTTGACCGTGGTCAAAATGGGGCTCGTCCCGGAGACCGAAGTCGTGCGCATGCTGGCCCGCCAGTACCGCATGCCGGCCGTAGACCTGTCCCGCTTCGAGGTGGATACCCGCCTCCTCAAGCTCATACCGGCGGAACTGGCGTCCAAGCACACCGTGCTGCCGCTCAAGCGCGATGGCCGGCAGCTCACCGTGGCCATTGCCGACCCTACGGCCATGTCGGTCGTGGATGACCTCAAGTTCATTACCCGCTACGACATCATTCCGGTGCTTGCCGGTGAATACTCGATGCGTGCGGCCATTGAAAAACATTACGAAGCCAATGAAATCCACATGCAGTCCCTGCTGCAGGACATCGCGGCGCAGGACGAAGACGATGTGGAGGTGCTGGAAAGTCAGGATGACAGCGCCGAAAGTGCGATGGCCGCCCAGATGGATGAGGCGCCCGTCGTCAAGCTCATCAATGCCATCCTGGTAGACGCCGTAAACAAAGGCGCCTCGGATATTCACTTTGAATGCTTCGAGCACGAATTGCGCGTACGCTACCGCATTGATGGGGCGCTGGCTGAAGTCATGAAGCCCCCCATGAAAATGCGCGCCGCTCTGATCTCGCGTTTCAAGATCATGGCGTCGCTCAACATTGCCGAACGCCGGGTGCCGCAGGACGGGCGCATCAAGCTGAAGGTCGGCAAGAAGGTCGTTGATTTCCGTGTGAGCACCCTGCCCACACTCTTCGGCGAGAAAGTCGTGTTGCGAATTCTGGACAAGGGCAACCTGACGCTCGAACTCGAGAAGTTCGGTATTGAGCCGCGCGCCGAACGCGAGCTCATGGAAGCCATTTCCAATCCGTACGGCATGGTGCTGGTCACGGGGCCCACGGGCTCCGGCAAAACGACCACGCTCTACTCGGCACTGTCCAAGATCAATACCGGCGATACGAACATCATGACCGCCGAAGATCCCGTGGAGTACAACCTCTACGGCATCAATCAGGTGCTGGTGCGCACCGAAATCGGCATGACGTTCGCCGCCGCCTTGAAGGCGTTCCTCCGGCAAGATCCCAACGTCATCATGCTCGGCGAAATCCGAGACCTTGAGACTGGCGGCATTGCCATCAAGGCCGCCCTCACGGGACACATGGTGCTCAGTACACTGCACACCAACTCGGCGCCCGAAACCATCGTGCGCCTCTTGGACATGGGGCTGGAGCCGTTCAATGTCGCGTCGGCGCTCAACCTCATTCTGGCGCAGCGACTGGTACGCCGTATCTGCAGCAAGTGCAAGGTGAAGTACGTCCCCGACCTGGCAGAAATCGTGGGTGCCAAGGTCAAGCCGGATACCACCCTGCGCTCGCTCAAGTTCACCGACGAAGCGCTGAACAATGCCCGCGATCGCGCGACGCCAGAAGCCAAGCCGTTCCTCACCAACTTGTCACTCGATACCACCATCGGCGAGCTCCCCTTCTTCAAGGGCCATGGCTGCGATGCGTGCGGTGGCACGGGACTCAAAGGCCGTCAGGGTCTGTATGAGGTCATGTTCATGACCCAGACCCTCAAGAAGCTGGTCATGCAGAACGCCGACGTGCAGGTCATTCGCGATTCCGCGATCGACGAGGGGATGCTCACCCTCCGAATGGACGGTTGGCTGAAGGTGCTGAAGGGGGTGACCACCCTCGATCAGGTCATCCGTGAAACGTCTTCGTAG
- a CDS encoding type IV pilus twitching motility protein PilT, with protein MTAPAQSPVSLRTLLDEMIERDASDLHVTAGDRPKLRVDGDIVNSAVEHVLTPRDTLQLAYSVLTENQKKRFEMEDELDFSFGIANLSRFRGNVFKQRGCVTMVIRRIPFQIKTFAELQLPAVIAGFAERPRGLVLVTGPTGSGKSTTLAAMIDKINTERRGHIITVEDPIEFIHRHRNCIINQREVGADTKSFASALKYALREDPDVILIGEMRDLETIQAALTIAETGHLVFATLHTNSAAEAINRIIDVFPSHQQSQVRAQLAFVLEGIITQVLLPKVSGRGRAMAAEVLVVTPAIRALVRDDKVHQIYSLMQSGKKFGMQTMNDALYQLYVNRLVSADECVRSSGDPNEFLRMIGKGPMDDGLSAPSSMNGTGNGNRSTDRPLTGGLRK; from the coding sequence ATGACCGCACCTGCCCAGTCTCCAGTATCGCTTCGCACGCTGCTCGATGAGATGATCGAGCGGGACGCCTCCGACCTGCACGTCACGGCCGGAGATCGTCCCAAGCTGCGTGTGGACGGAGATATTGTGAATTCTGCCGTTGAGCACGTGCTCACGCCGCGCGACACGCTGCAGTTGGCGTACTCGGTGCTGACGGAGAATCAGAAGAAGCGGTTCGAAATGGAGGATGAGCTCGACTTCTCCTTCGGCATTGCCAACCTGTCGCGCTTCCGCGGCAACGTCTTCAAGCAGCGCGGCTGTGTGACCATGGTCATTCGCCGCATTCCGTTCCAGATCAAGACCTTCGCCGAGCTGCAGCTGCCGGCGGTCATTGCCGGCTTCGCCGAGCGCCCGCGTGGGCTGGTGCTGGTGACGGGGCCCACGGGGTCCGGCAAGAGCACCACGCTCGCCGCCATGATCGACAAGATCAATACGGAACGCCGTGGACACATCATCACGGTGGAAGATCCCATCGAATTCATCCACCGTCACCGCAATTGCATCATCAATCAACGCGAAGTGGGGGCCGATACCAAGAGCTTTGCCTCGGCCCTCAAGTACGCGCTGCGTGAAGATCCGGACGTCATTCTGATCGGCGAAATGCGCGACCTGGAGACCATCCAGGCCGCGCTGACCATTGCCGAAACCGGTCACTTGGTGTTCGCCACGTTGCACACCAACAGTGCGGCTGAAGCCATTAACCGTATCATCGACGTCTTTCCCAGTCACCAGCAGAGTCAGGTGCGGGCCCAGCTTGCCTTCGTACTCGAAGGCATCATCACACAGGTACTGCTGCCCAAGGTGTCAGGGCGCGGTCGTGCGATGGCAGCGGAAGTGCTGGTGGTGACGCCGGCCATTCGGGCGCTCGTTCGCGACGACAAGGTGCACCAGATCTACTCGCTCATGCAGTCCGGCAAGAAGTTCGGCATGCAGACGATGAACGATGCCCTGTACCAGCTGTACGTGAACCGCCTGGTGAGCGCCGACGAGTGCGTGCGGTCGTCCGGTGATCCCAACGAGTTTTTGCGCATGATCGGCAAGGGGCCCATGGATGACGGCCTGTCGGCGCCCTCCTCGATGAACGGGACGGGGAACGGCAACCGATCCACCGACCGTCCGCTCACTGGTGGTCTCCGGAAGTAG
- a CDS encoding DUF1996 domain-containing protein, whose amino-acid sequence MPRIPSVLVVACLVGAIGCAADGASVASPAEPTNPTPVPAAAPTITVTAAPAATTSEPFGRFLFTVSDGARTECRVDEADWVACTSPHVVMPRTGTDVTLGVGTHRFHVRAIATSGATSATVSREWNVVSVFTTPMPALARTNQTPARADAGGWLGIFRINCEFAHAAYDDPIIYPNRAGAAHLHNFYGYKTASAATTAESLFVTGSSSCQGDNLNRSSYWVPTLLAPSGTDQSGWQVVHALAGADSVAHELFYYSVGVGDPRSVRPYPVGLRMIAGTAATMPGTPQSSSVARWHCLSWQSSDGANPRWSPSIPECTIPDQVRFDLFFPSCWNGRDLDSPDHKSHMAYPVSVSGRNTASCPVTHPVPVPRVSYHYSFPVLPSNADRASRSSRGWRLASDNFTVGGDVAGGWSLHGDWFNGWHPEVLQALITNCLHAGLDCHDGNLANGWRLGGVSKGSGTLPGIVNAGMGGTASLHAGMHGAVGNP is encoded by the coding sequence ATGCCTCGCATCCCCTCTGTTTTGGTCGTCGCGTGTCTGGTCGGTGCCATCGGCTGTGCCGCCGACGGCGCGTCGGTCGCGTCGCCAGCTGAACCAACGAATCCCACGCCCGTTCCCGCCGCGGCGCCGACCATTACGGTGACGGCCGCTCCGGCCGCTACGACCAGTGAGCCGTTCGGACGTTTTTTGTTCACGGTGTCGGATGGTGCGCGTACCGAATGTCGAGTCGATGAGGCCGATTGGGTGGCATGTACCAGCCCCCATGTCGTGATGCCGCGCACCGGCACCGATGTGACCCTCGGCGTTGGCACGCATCGTTTCCATGTGCGGGCGATTGCCACCTCCGGCGCTACGAGCGCCACGGTGTCGCGCGAGTGGAACGTCGTAAGCGTGTTCACTACCCCGATGCCTGCGCTTGCACGCACCAACCAGACGCCGGCTCGTGCTGATGCAGGCGGGTGGTTGGGGATCTTCCGCATCAACTGCGAGTTTGCCCACGCCGCGTACGACGATCCCATCATCTACCCAAACCGGGCCGGTGCGGCGCACCTGCACAACTTCTACGGATACAAGACGGCCTCTGCGGCGACGACTGCCGAATCGCTCTTCGTCACGGGCTCCTCCTCGTGCCAGGGGGACAACCTGAATCGCTCGTCGTACTGGGTGCCGACCCTATTGGCCCCGAGTGGGACCGACCAGAGCGGCTGGCAGGTCGTGCACGCGCTCGCCGGCGCGGACAGCGTGGCGCATGAGCTGTTCTACTACTCGGTGGGGGTTGGTGATCCGCGGAGTGTGCGCCCGTACCCGGTTGGACTCCGAATGATTGCAGGCACCGCGGCAACGATGCCTGGGACCCCGCAGTCATCCTCGGTGGCGCGCTGGCATTGCCTGAGCTGGCAGTCGAGCGATGGTGCCAATCCCCGATGGTCGCCGTCCATCCCGGAGTGCACGATCCCCGATCAAGTGCGCTTCGATCTCTTCTTCCCGAGCTGCTGGAACGGGCGGGACCTCGACAGTCCCGACCACAAGAGTCACATGGCGTACCCCGTCAGCGTTTCTGGTCGCAATACGGCCAGCTGCCCGGTGACGCATCCGGTGCCGGTGCCGCGCGTCAGTTACCACTACAGCTTTCCCGTCTTGCCGAGTAATGCCGACCGCGCGTCGCGTTCCAGCCGAGGATGGCGCTTGGCGTCCGACAACTTTACAGTGGGCGGGGACGTGGCTGGCGGGTGGTCGCTGCACGGAGACTGGTTCAACGGGTGGCACCCTGAAGTGCTGCAGGCACTCATCACCAACTGCCTGCACGCCGGGCTTGATTGTCACGATGGCAACCTCGCCAACGGGTGGCGCCTGGGGGGCGTCTCGAAGGGCTCTGGTACCTTACCGGGCATCGTCAACGCTGGCATGGGTGGCACCGCGTCGCTGCATGCCGGGATGCACGGCGCTGTGGGCAATCCGTAG
- a CDS encoding type II secretion system F family protein: MPTFTYTARTQNGDLKNATIDAPSRDDAVAQLRRQRLTILKVDESKTTPTKTGGSIGMRDIVIFTRQFSTMINAGLPLVQALDILARQSENKSLASVVRQVVFDVESGNTVADAMRKHPKAFSDLYTNMVAAGEAGGILDTILNRLAIFMEKNDALVRKVKGAMIYPTVIMCVAALCVVILLWKVIPVFASMFGSVGMELPMPTKIVIGLSGFLNSYWWALIGGAVGGAFFIKQYYATSNGQLVIDKILLKVPVLGDVLRKSAVSRFTRTLGTLISSGVSILDGLEITARTSGNRVVQDAIMQSRASIAGGDTIAGPLQKSEVFPPMVISMIAVGEQTGGLDEMLTKIADFYDDEVDAAVSALLSLLEPIMIVFLGVVVGGMIVAMYLPIFDMVNAVR, translated from the coding sequence ATGCCAACGTTCACCTACACCGCGCGCACGCAGAATGGCGATCTCAAGAACGCCACGATTGACGCGCCCAGTCGCGATGATGCCGTAGCGCAGCTGCGCCGCCAGCGGCTCACCATCCTCAAGGTGGACGAGTCCAAGACGACACCGACGAAGACTGGTGGGTCGATTGGCATGCGCGACATCGTGATCTTCACCCGTCAGTTCTCCACCATGATCAACGCCGGCCTACCGCTCGTGCAGGCCCTTGATATTCTGGCGCGTCAGTCGGAGAACAAGTCACTGGCCTCGGTGGTGCGGCAGGTGGTGTTTGACGTGGAGTCGGGAAACACGGTGGCCGATGCCATGCGCAAGCATCCCAAAGCCTTCTCCGACCTGTACACCAACATGGTGGCGGCCGGTGAGGCGGGTGGTATCCTCGATACCATCCTGAACCGCCTGGCGATCTTCATGGAAAAGAACGACGCCCTTGTTCGCAAGGTGAAGGGCGCGATGATCTATCCTACCGTCATCATGTGCGTGGCGGCGTTGTGCGTGGTCATTCTGTTGTGGAAGGTCATTCCCGTGTTTGCCAGCATGTTCGGCAGCGTGGGAATGGAACTGCCCATGCCCACCAAGATCGTCATCGGGCTCTCCGGCTTCCTGAACAGCTATTGGTGGGCGCTCATTGGCGGCGCAGTAGGCGGTGCGTTCTTCATCAAGCAGTACTACGCCACCTCCAACGGTCAGCTCGTCATCGACAAGATCCTGCTCAAGGTGCCGGTGCTGGGCGATGTACTGCGTAAGTCGGCCGTGTCGCGGTTTACCCGGACGCTGGGTACGCTCATTTCGTCTGGTGTAAGCATCCTGGACGGTCTCGAAATCACGGCCCGTACGTCGGGCAATCGCGTGGTGCAGGACGCCATCATGCAGAGCCGCGCCAGCATTGCCGGCGGTGACACCATTGCCGGCCCGTTGCAGAAGAGCGAGGTGTTCCCGCCCATGGTGATCAGCATGATCGCCGTTGGTGAACAGACCGGTGGTCTGGACGAAATGCTCACCAAGATCGCCGACTTCTACGACGACGAAGTAGACGCCGCCGTGAGCGCGTTGCTCAGCTTGCTCGAGCCCATCATGATCGTGTTCCTGGGTGTGGTGGTCGGCGGTATGATCGTCGCCATGTACCTCCCGATCTTCGACATGGTGAACGCGGTCCGGTAA